Proteins from a genomic interval of Gemmatimonadaceae bacterium:
- a CDS encoding sulfoxide reductase heme-binding subunit YedZ, giving the protein MVRRWIRPALWVLVIAPLVWMIARGIMGDLGANPIERLEDETGRWTLRLLAGSLAVSPLVAFTRWGWLVRERRFLGLGAFFYAVMHLNVYIGLDNFFDVDDIVKDVLKHLYVTVGMTAFLLLVPLAVTSTKGWVRRLGGKRWTQLHRLVYVAATAGCVHFIWAVKKDKTEPLIYAAVFLVLFALRFVERRPTGRSRREAGPVA; this is encoded by the coding sequence ATGGTGCGTCGGTGGATTCGGCCGGCCCTCTGGGTGCTGGTCATCGCACCACTCGTGTGGATGATTGCCCGAGGCATCATGGGAGACCTTGGGGCCAATCCGATTGAGCGACTGGAAGACGAAACCGGTCGATGGACGCTGCGCCTGCTGGCCGGCTCGCTCGCCGTTTCGCCGCTCGTGGCGTTCACGCGATGGGGATGGCTGGTTCGCGAACGACGCTTTCTAGGACTTGGTGCGTTCTTCTATGCCGTCATGCACCTAAACGTGTACATCGGTCTCGACAATTTTTTTGATGTCGACGATATCGTGAAGGACGTGCTGAAACATCTGTACGTGACGGTCGGCATGACCGCGTTCCTGCTGCTGGTACCGCTCGCCGTCACCTCGACGAAAGGATGGGTCCGTCGGCTGGGCGGAAAACGGTGGACGCAACTGCATCGCCTGGTGTATGTGGCGGCAACCGCCGGGTGCGTCCATTTCATCTGGGCGGTGAAGAAGGACAAGACGGAACCGTTGATCTATGCGGCGGTCTTCCTGGTCCTGTTCGCGCTGCGATTTGTCGAACGGCGGCCGACGGGCCGATCCCGACGCGAGGCCGGGCCAGTGGCGTGA